The Candidatus Cloacimonadota bacterium genomic sequence ATTCGATCTCCATATAACACTTATCTTAATAGGGGTTTACCCCCAACTCCGATTTGCAATCCGGGTACGGCAGCAATTGAAAGTGCATTGAAGCCGGAAAATACTGATTACATTTTTTTCTTTGCGGGTGAGGATTCGCATCATATATTTTCTCGAACTTACAACGAGCACCTTCAAAAAATGGGGCGACTATAACGGAAATATGTGTCAACACAAAGCGCATAAAAACCCTAGAAAAAAGAATATATTCAAGCCATTTGGGTGGCAAATTTATTTCAAAAAAATTATCTTAATATTCATTGACAAATAAAGGAAAGGTTACAAAATTAAATATTATGAAAGCAAAGGCAACACACGTTAGTAAGCTACAATTCAATTTGGTTTCAGACTCAAATCATGCAATTGTAGTTGATGCAAGCACAAAATTAAGTTACGATCATGGATCACGTCCCAAGGAACTTCTGCTTATGAGTCTTATCAGCTGTACAGGTATGGATGTGGTTTCTCTCCTAAATAAAATGCGGGTCGAATTCGACAAATTTTCCGTTTCCGCAGAAGCTGAAAATGCAGAGATGCATCCAAAAGTTTTTAAATATGTTAATATTAAATATTTTATTTCGGGCAAATCCATTGATAAAAAGAAGCTTGAAAAGGCGATCAACCTTTCTCAAGATAGATATTGCCCAGTTACTGCAATGATGAAAAAAGCCTGTAAAATAAACCATTCTTATGAAATAAGTGAAGGGATATAAAACAGTGATGAACGCAAATTTGAATAAATTATTCCCGATGAAACATGGGAAAGTGCGGGACATTTATGAAATTGGAGACAAACTACTGCTTGTAACATCCGATAGGATTTCCGCTTTTGATTTTGTTCTTCCTAATCTAATTCCCGATAAAGGGAAATTGCTCAATCAAATCTCAAAATTTTGGTTCGGGAAAACAAAAGCAATTGTGGATAATCATTTTATCACTGATAAAGTAGAAGAATTCCCAGAAATACTTCATGAATTTAAAAATGAA encodes the following:
- a CDS encoding OsmC family protein, whose translation is MTNKGKVTKLNIMKAKATHVSKLQFNLVSDSNHAIVVDASTKLSYDHGSRPKELLLMSLISCTGMDVVSLLNKMRVEFDKFSVSAEAENAEMHPKVFKYVNIKYFISGKSIDKKKLEKAINLSQDRYCPVTAMMKKACKINHSYEISEGI